A stretch of Triticum aestivum cultivar Chinese Spring chromosome 1D, IWGSC CS RefSeq v2.1, whole genome shotgun sequence DNA encodes these proteins:
- the LOC100682492 gene encoding gamma-gliadin B-I-like produces the protein MKTFLIFALLAVAATSAIAQMETSHIPGLEKPSQQQPLPLQQILWYHQQQPIQQQPQPFPQQPPCSQQQQPPLSQQQQPPFSQQQPPFSQQELPILPQQPPFSQQQQPQFSQQQQPFPQQQQPLLLQQPPFSQQRPPFSQQQQQPVLPQQPPFSQQQQQQPILPQQPPFSQHQQPVLPQQQIPYVQPSILQQLNPCKVFLQQQCSPVAMPQSLARSQMLWQSSCHVMQQQCCQQLPRIPEQSRYDAIRAIIYSIVLQEQQHGQGFNQPQQQQPQQSVQGVSQPQQQQKQLGQCSFQRPQQQQLGQWPQQQQVPQGTLLQPHQIAQLELMTSIALRTLPMMCSVNVPVYGTTTSVPFGVGTQVGAY, from the coding sequence ATGAAGACCTTCCTCATCTTTGCCCTCCTTGCCGTTGCAGCGACAAGTGCCATTGCACAAATGGAGACTAGCCACATCCCTGGCTTGGAGAAACCATCGCAACAACAACCATTACCACTACAACAAATATTATGGTACCACCAACAGCAACCGatccaacaacaaccacaaccatTTCCACAACAGCCACCATGTTCACAGCAACAACAACCACCATTATCGCAGCAACAACAACCACCATTTTCACAGCAACAACCACCATTCTCGCAGCAAGAACTACCAATTCTACCGCAACAACCACCATTTTCGCAGCAACAACAACCACAATTTTCGCAGCAACAACAACCATTCCCGCAGCAACAACAACCACTTCTACTGCAACAACCCCCATTTTCACAACAACGACCACCATTTtctcagcagcagcaacaaccagttCTACCGCAACAACCACCATTTtcgcaacagcaacaacaacaaccaatTCTACCGCAACAACCACCTTTTTCGCAACACCAACAACCGGTTCTTCCGCAACAACAAATACCATATGTTCAGCCATCTATCTTGCAGCAGCTAAACCCATGCAAGGTATTCCTCCAGCAGCAATGCAGCCCTGTGGCAATGCCACAAAGTCTTGCTAGGTCGCAAATGTTGTGGCAGAGCAGTTGCCATGTGATGCAGCAACAATGTTGCCAGCAGCTGCCGCGAATCCCCGAACAATCACGCTATGATGCAATCCGTGCCATCATCTACTCGATCGTCCTACAAGAACAACAACATGGTCAGGGTTTCAACCAACCTCAGCAGCAACAACCCCAACAGTCGGTCCAAGGTGTCTCCCAACCCCAACAACAACAGAAGCAGCTCGGACAGTGTTCTTTCCAACGACCTCAACAACAACAACTGGGTCAATGGCCTCAACAACAACAGGTACCACAGGGTACCTTGTTGCAGCCACACCAAATAGCTCAACTTGAGTTGATGACTTCCATTGCACTCCGTACCCTGCCAATGATGTGCAGTGTCAACGTGCCGGTGTACGGCACCACCACTAGTGTGCCATTCGGCGTTGGCACCCAAGTTGGTGCCTACTGA